In a single window of the Osmerus eperlanus chromosome 2, fOsmEpe2.1, whole genome shotgun sequence genome:
- the pla2g10 gene encoding group 10 secretory phospholipase A2, with the protein MTTLYRALLLLSVGVACLAQQRTPRTKRGLLELAGVIKCSTGRSALSYMMYGCYCGLGGQGWPRDRADWCCHKHDCCYGDAEVAGCQTKTDKYHWTCDDKKAECDDLKDKCEKILCKCDREAAKCLRKAPFIQKYALWPDFLCGCDQPTCNIY; encoded by the exons ATGACTACGCTTTATCGTGCGCTTCTTCTGTTGAGTG TCGGGGTAGCCTGCCTGGCACAGCAGAGGACCCCACGAACCAAGAGAGGTCTGCTAGAATTGGCAGGGGTCATCAAGTGTAGCACAGGGAGATCTGCCCTGTCTTACATGATGTACGGTTGCTACTGTGGACTGGGTGGTCAGGGCTGGCCCAGAGATAGGGCTGACTG GTGTTGCCATAAACATGATTGCTGCTATGGGGATGCAGAAGTTGCTGGCTGCCAGACCAAAACAGACAAGTATCATTGGACGTGTGATGACAAGAAAGCAGAGTGTG ATGATCTCAAAGACAAATGTGAGAAGATTCTCTGCAAGTGTGACAGGGAGGCCGCCAAATGTTTGCGAAAGGCACCTTTCATTCAGAAATATGCCTTGTGGCCGGATTTCCTCTGTGGATGTGATCAACCAACATGCAATATTTACTGA
- the zc3h7a gene encoding zinc finger CCCH domain-containing protein 7A, with protein sequence MATVCLDRSSRWQSIQNGLQFIQSTLPFPGTQGQYEVFIQDLVRNLFGEGNDVFKEGEWTKSIEMYTEALSIAEYADSEDITVSGGILESLYANRAAAYLNIGLHDQAFEDCEKALQLNEGNYRALYRKARSLKEMGRHREAYEAVAKCSLAVPQDPNVIQLTQDLAKMLGLKIRKAYVRSKPALNALPGATYPGASNDKFSHDSTSVEDIEMEASQGTQETNKRSPVPVPAPVVHPPSNKKVDVESVPVRVSSVSPTKAHDLKPISVSVSMPMVNGIRANDSYPVPESRLDYDPEIIGDDLDDLLDQAGPSDASIGILTVKGPIPLPTSVASVHSMPSPFLMPSHISPFLLMGPQCTINLPLPYHKAGSSGYSLGLDSFASPLDSLDSLSISEPQTGYAHHSFIKQVSNDEKPMGMAVGMPGMNYTALDLAKNPLVETHEFKQACLQCFIKTGQGVLDYTLVTEDHKCKKDVLLGRYKHTHDQTWKLIRTKPMKTQYVGPYHICKDVSNGGECRYPGHCTFAYCQEEIDVWTLERKGFICRDQLFDPFGCVPKISMTVPKILQEHHGTFMFLCGVCFDHKPRIISKTNKDNSSLCSHSVTKHDFEDQKCLVHVLRENTIRYSKIRPYTQHCQMDLCRHEVRYGCVREDECFFAHSLVELKVWRMQNEFGITHESIVQEANMFWRMEAQKFPTAPKTFGPPNLKILFVCGQCWRNGQQSEADKSKKYCTAKARHMWAKDRRVVLVSSIERKKWMTIRPLPTKKPIPSQYDICIHVTAGKKCQYIGNCTFAHSTEEKDIWTYMKDNNITDMEQLYEQWLLSQKPGWSEETSSTRENGKPIHMPTDYAEEGAGNHCWLCGKNCNSDKQWQQHITSDKHKDKMFNSEDEQNCWQYRFPTGTFRVCERYSKGTCMEEDMCKLAHGNEELKEWKERREFLLMKLAKARKDHLIAPNDNDFGKYSFLLKDIN encoded by the exons ATGGCTACAGTGTGTCTAGACAGAAGCAGTCGGTGGCAGAGTATTCAAAATGGGCTGCAGTTTATCCA GTCAACTCTCCCCTTTCCTGGAACACAGGGCCAATATGAG GTATTCATTCAGGACCTTGTGAGAAATCTGTTCGGTGAGGGCAATGATGTTTTCAAAGAAGGAGAGTGGACAAAATCTATTGAAATGTACACAGAGGCCTTGAGCATAGCAGAATATGCAGACTCAGAGGACATCACTGTCTCTGGGGGAATATTGGAAAGCCTTTATGCCAATCGTGCTGCTGCATACCTAAATATT GGGCTCCATGACCAAGCATTTGAGGACTGTGAGAAAGCCCTTCAATTGAATGAAGGAAACTATAGAGCTCTGTACAGGAAAGCCAGATCTTTAAAGGAGATGGGAAGGCACCGAGAGgcctatgaagctgttgctaaGTGCTCTCTTGCAGTGCCTCAG GATCCCAATGTCATACAGTTGACTCAGGACCTCGCCAAAATGTTGGGATTGAAAATCCGTAAAGCCTATGTCAGGAGCAAG CCTGCCTTAAATGCCTTGCCTGGGGCAACCTATCCAGGTGCCTCCAATGATAAG TTTTCCCATGACTCTACATCTGTGGAAGACATAGAGATGG AAGCGTCTCAGGGCACTCAggaaacaaacaaaaggagtccAGTACCAGTCCCAGCCCCGGTAGTTCATCCCCCCAGTAACAAGAAAGTGGATGTTGAATCTGTACCTGTCAGAGTTTCTTCAGTCTCGCCCACTAAGGCACATGACCTGAAGCCCATCTCAGTGTCTGTGTCCATGCCAATGGTGAATGGTATTAGAGCCAATGACTCCTATCCAGTGCCAGAATCACGCTTGGACTATGATCCAGAAATTATTGGAGATGATCTTGATGATCTTCTGGACCAAGCTGGTCCCTCGGACGCTTCAATT GGCATTCTCACAGTAAAGGGACCTATTCCTTTACCTACTAGCGTTGCCTCAGTTCATTCCATGCCTAGTCCATTCCTGATGCCGTCTCACATTAGCCCATTCCTACTTATGGGGCCTCAGTGCACCATCAACCTGCCTCTCCCTTACCACAAGGCAGGATCAAGTGGATATTCTTTAGGTCTGGATTCCTTCGCTTCGCCCTTGGATTCACTGGACAGTCTTTCCATATCAGAACCCCAAACAG GATATGCTCACCATTCCTTCATAAAGCAG GTGAGCAATGATGAAAAGCCAATGGGAATGGCTGTGGGTATGCCTGGTATGAATTACACTGCTCTGGATTTAGCCAAAAATCCATTGGTTGAAACGCACGAGTTTAAACAAGCATGCTTACAATGCTTCATCAAAACCG GGCAGGGCGTGTTGGATTACACGCTTGTTACTGAGGATCACAAATGCAAAAAGGATGTGTTACTTGGTCGGTATAAGCACACCCACGACCAAACATGGAAGCTTATTCGGACAAAGCCAATGAAGACTCAGTATGTTGGACCATACCATATCTGCAAGG ATGTTTCCAACGGAGGCGAGTGCCGATACCCTGGACACTGCACTTTTGCATACTGCCAAGAGGAGATTGATGTTTGGACACTGGAGCGCAAAGGTTTCATCTGCAGAGATCAGCTTTTTGATCCGTTTGGGTGTGTCCCTAAGATCAGTATGACTGTCCCAAAGATCTTACAGGAACACCATGGGACCTTTATGTTCCTCTGTGGC GTGTGTTTTGATCACAAACCACGAATAATCAGCAAAACCAACAAGGACAACTCCTCTCTTTGCTCCCACTCTGTGACAAAGCATGACTTTGAAGATCAAAA GTGCCTGGTTCACGTATTGAGGGAGAACACCATACGTTACTCCAAAATCCGCCCTTACACTCAGCATTGCCAGATGGATCTCTGTCGCCACGAGGTACGCTATGGCTGTGTACGGGAGGATGAGTGCTTCTTTGCCCATAGCCTGGTTGAGCTGAAGGTCTGGAGGATGCAGAATGAGTTTG GCATCACACATGAAAGTATTGTACAGGAGGCAAATATGTTTTGGCGCATGGAGGCCCAG AAATTTCCCACTGCACCAAAAACATTTGGGCCACCAAATCTGAAGATCCTCTTTGTTTGTGGTCAGTGTTGGAGAAATGGCCAACAAAGTGAGGCTGACAAAAGCAAGAAGTATTGCACTGCCAAGGCCAGGCATAT GTGGGCGAAAGACAGACGAGTGGTACTGGTCAGTTCCATTGAACGCAAGAAGTGGATGACGATTCGACCGCTTCCGACAAAGAAGCCCATCCCATCTCAGTATGAC ATTTGCATACATGTGACAGCTGGCAAAAAGTGCCAATACATCGGAAACTGCACATTTGCACACAGTACCGAGGAAAAAGACATTTGGACATACATGAAGGATAATAACA TTACAGACATGGAGCAGTTGTATGAGCAGTGGCTGCTGTCTCAGAAGCCTGGTTGGAGCGAGGAAACTAGCAGTACCAGAGAGAACGGAAAGCCAATTCACATGCCCACAGACTATGCTGAGGAAGGG gCGGGGAACCACTGTTGGCTATGTGGTAAAAATTGCAACAGTGATAAACAGTGGCAGCAGCACATCACATCAGATAAACACAAAGACAAGATGTTTAACTCTGAAGACGAGCAAAACTGTTGGCAGTATCGCTTTCCCACTGGCACTTTTAGAGTTTGTGAGAG gtacagcaAAGGCACCTGCATGGAGGAGGATATGTGTAAGCTGGCTCATGGTAATGAAGAACTAAAGGAATGGAAGGAACGCAGGGAGTTTCTTTTGATGAAATTGGCCAAAGCGAGGAAAGACCATCTTATAGCTCCAAATGACAATGACTTTGGCAAATATAGTTTTCTGCTTAAGGACATCAATTAA
- the snn gene encoding stannin has protein sequence MPIVDHSPTTGVVTVLVILIAVAALGALICGCWCYLRLQRIGQSEDEESIVGEGETKEPFLMVQYSRDPHVEHKSKLNPNVENHSHPFVVKLQ, from the coding sequence ATGCCCATCGTGGATCACAGCCCTACCACTGGGGTGGTTACAGTCCTCGTAATCCTCATAGCTGTCGCTGCTTTGGGAGCTCTCATCTGTGGATGTTGGTGCTACTTGCGCTTGCAACGTATTGGCCAGTCTGAGGATGAAGAAAGCAtagtgggtgagggtgagactAAAGAGCCCTTTCTCATGGTACAGTACTCAAGAGACCCTCACGTTGAGCACAAATCAAAGCTCAATCCTAATGTTGAGAATCACAGCCATCCATTTGTGGtgaaattgcagtag
- the litaf gene encoding lipopolysaccharide-induced tumor necrosis factor-alpha factor homolog isoform X1, whose protein sequence is MIWKKASRHGTFLSSKEEVASVNMASAPPLETAEFGGHLQPPSYEESMTPQYTHGPGLPPAYTKMAHQQYPTQVHSQAYPPAHSPISPIVSVQTIYMQPGVVYGHLPVHTHCPACAQMVVTRLEHNPGTMAWLTCAGLFIFGCIYGCCLIPFCLDGLKDVTHRCPNCSKPLGVYKRL, encoded by the exons ATGATTTGGAAGAAGGCAAGCAGGCATGGGACGTTCTTGTCAAGCAAAGAGGAAGTTG CTTCTGTAAACATGGCAAGTGCACCGCCGCTGGAGACTGCTGAATTTGGGGGCCACCTTCAGCCACCCTCTTATGAAGAATCAATGACTCCTCAGTATACACATGGTCCTGGGCTTCCTCCAGCCTACACCAAGATGGCACACCAACAATACCCAACACAAGTGCATAGTCAAGCATATCCACCAGCCCATAGTCCTATCAGTCCAATAG TGTCAGtacagaccatttacatgcagcCTGGTGTGGTGTATGGGCATCTTCCAGTGCATacacactgtcctgcatgtgccCAAATGGTTGTCACTCGCTTGGAACACAACCCTGGAACAATGGCCTGGCTCACTTGTGCCGGTCTGTTCATTTTCGG TTGTATCTATGGATGCTGCCTGATTCCTTTCTGTCTGGATGGTTTGAAAGATGTGACACATCGGTGTCCCAACTGCAGCAAACCCCTTGGGGTCTACAAGCGactttga
- the litaf gene encoding lipopolysaccharide-induced tumor necrosis factor-alpha factor homolog isoform X2, whose protein sequence is MASAPPLETAEFGGHLQPPSYEESMTPQYTHGPGLPPAYTKMAHQQYPTQVHSQAYPPAHSPISPIVSVQTIYMQPGVVYGHLPVHTHCPACAQMVVTRLEHNPGTMAWLTCAGLFIFGCIYGCCLIPFCLDGLKDVTHRCPNCSKPLGVYKRL, encoded by the exons ATGGCAAGTGCACCGCCGCTGGAGACTGCTGAATTTGGGGGCCACCTTCAGCCACCCTCTTATGAAGAATCAATGACTCCTCAGTATACACATGGTCCTGGGCTTCCTCCAGCCTACACCAAGATGGCACACCAACAATACCCAACACAAGTGCATAGTCAAGCATATCCACCAGCCCATAGTCCTATCAGTCCAATAG TGTCAGtacagaccatttacatgcagcCTGGTGTGGTGTATGGGCATCTTCCAGTGCATacacactgtcctgcatgtgccCAAATGGTTGTCACTCGCTTGGAACACAACCCTGGAACAATGGCCTGGCTCACTTGTGCCGGTCTGTTCATTTTCGG TTGTATCTATGGATGCTGCCTGATTCCTTTCTGTCTGGATGGTTTGAAAGATGTGACACATCGGTGTCCCAACTGCAGCAAACCCCTTGGGGTCTACAAGCGactttga
- the LOC134007936 gene encoding zinc finger BED domain-containing protein 4-like, translated as MTEAKRAFSLVWDHFTLVNPRKVQCSLCSQCLSFNKNTSAMLRHLRSRHPSEAWYNTSNPSSGVLAMFPNCSGTLSTFPSGSGTLPVLSNSSGTFTTFSNTVGLSSPLTSSTGINPTLSPNSLTAHSGLAFSTRQEDLDDALINMLIKDCQPCSLVEDEGFSAFVMKLDPDYVLPTKKALKTRVASQCDIINDSVASEVERADYISLTSDTWTSTSMNTYVSVTGHLVTEASQLCTFLLGVCRLPENHKSVHLEEARNQLVASRGLHSKVAAFVTETSDNMSTMLQKLGVLLLPSFAHVLNQVVKMSMEATTELQEIRSQARTIVAFFKSNPVAKERLAAVQKQLNRPGQKLLLEVESRWNSSFSMLQCLFHQREAVAASLSTLDTDISPLGSADYEVIHQCLGVLDPFHQATGELASERRVSASKIIPLVRMLRVILMEKRSASVPSHPTAAQLSSHLQRALQTSCGSVESEPVLALATLLDPRFKVLAFGNPGCAQDAVKQLTSECAALIRVNSVKSQSSPSKASASPASPAAKHTAAWTMETAADDATATPARLTSELGGATGCQSGGLWEMFDSKVGETQSVQSSTADAAVEVQRYLSDTYLHRGENPMHYWERHSKVYPHLFSLARKYLSVPASTLPCHRLFTKAGEVFNKRRSCLSMNAVEHIMLLNEGLV; from the exons ATGACTGAAGCTAAGAGAGCCTTCTCACTGGTGTGGGACCATTTCACCCTGGTGAACCCCAGGAAAGTCCAGTGCTCCCTTTGCTCTCAGTGCCTCAGCTTTAACAAGAACACCTCGGCCATGCTCAGACATCTGCGGTCCAGACACCCCAGTGAGGCTTGGTACAACACCAGTAATCCTAGTTCTGGAGTCCTGGCCATGTTCCCCAACTGTTCTGGAACCCTCTCCACATTCCCTAGTGGTTCTGGAACCCTCCCTGTGCTCTCTAACAGCTCTGGAACCTTCACAACGTTCTCGAATACTGTAGGACTCAGCTCACCATTGACCAGTTCAACTGGGATCAACCCAACTTTAAGTCCCAACAGTTTGACAGCACACAGTGGCTTAG CCTTTTCCACCAGACAAGAGGACTTGGATGACGCCCTCATCAACATGTTAATCAAAGACTGCCAGCCATGCTCATTGGTGGAAGACGAAGGATTCTCTGCTTTTGTTATGAAGCTTGACCCAGATTATGTCCTCCCCACTAAGAAGGCCCTGAAGACCCGGGTGGCTTCACAATGTGACATCATCAATGACAGTGTGGCATCAGAGGTGGAGCGTGCTGACTACATCAGTCTGACATCAGACACCTGGACGTCCACAAGCATGAACACCTATGTCTCAGTGACGGGCCACCTAGTGACGGAGGCCTCCCAGCTCTGCACCTTCCTGCTGGGGGTCTGCAGGCTGCCAGAAAACCACAAGTCTGTCCACCTGGAAGAGGCTAGGAACCAACTGGTGGCCAGCAGGGGACTCCACAGCAAAGTAGCCGCCTTTGTCACAGAGACCAGCGATAACATGTCCACCATGCTGCAGAAGCTAGGTGTCCTTCTGCTGCCCTCTTTTGCTCACGTGCTGAACCAGGTAGTGAAGATGTCCATGGAGGCCACCACAGAGCTGCAGGAGATCCGGTCGCAGGCTCGGACTATCGTGGCGTTCTTCAAATCCAACCCTGTGGCCAAGGAGCGCCTAGCTGCGGTCCAGAAACAGCTTAACCGCCCTGGCCAGAAGCTGCTACTGGAGGTGGAGTCCAG GTGGAACAGCTCCTTCTCCATGCTGCAGTGCCTGTTCCACCAGCGCGAGGCTGTGGCAGCATCCCTCAGCACTCTGGACACAGACATCAGCCCCCTGGGCTCGGCGGACTACGAGGTCATCCACCAGTGCCTGGGCGTGCTGGACCCCTTCCACCAGGCCACTGGAGAGCTGGCCTCAGAGAGGCGCGTCTCTGCCTCCAAGATCATCCCTCTGGTCCGCATGCTGAGGGTCATCCTGATGGAGAAACGCTCCGCCTCTGTCCCCAGCCACCCCACAGCTGCACAGCTGTCCTCCCACCTGCAGAGGGCGCTCCAGACCAGCTGCGGTTCAGTAGAGTCGGAGCCCGTGCTGGCCCTGGCCACCCTCCTGGACCCACGGTTTAAAGTGCTGGCATTCGGGAACCCTGGCTGTGCTCAAGATGCCGTCAAGCAGCTGACTTCCGAGTGTGCCGCCCTCATTAGGGTCAACTCTGTCAAGTCCCAGTCGTCACCGTCCAAGGCTTCCGCCTCTCCCGCTTCACCCGCCGCCAAACACACCGCCGCCTGGACGATGGAGACGGCCGCGGACGACGCCACGGCAACGCCAGCGAGGCTCACAAGCGAGCTCGGTGGTGCCACCGGTTGCCAAAGTGGGGGGTTGTGGGAGATGTTCGACAGCAAGGTCGGCGAGACGCAGAGCGTCCAGAGCAGCACGGCCGACGCGGCGGTGGAAGTGCAGCGCTACCTGAGCGACACCTACCTGCACCGCGGGGAGAACCCCATGCACTACTGGGAGAGGCACAGCAAGGTGTACCCCCACCTGTTCAGCCTGGCCAGGAAGTACCTGAGCGTTCCCGCCTCAACCCTGCCCTGCCACCGCCTCTTCACCAAGGCTGGGGAGGTGTTCAATAAGAGGAGGAGTTGTCTGAGTATGAACGCCGTGGAACACATCATGCTGCTCAACGAAGGGCTGGTTTAA